A single region of the Amphiura filiformis chromosome 7, Afil_fr2py, whole genome shotgun sequence genome encodes:
- the LOC140156233 gene encoding histamine H3 receptor-like, which produces MEVTTSSTTTVQLYLWRGDTSPWVEVIIEIFIWFLCIFTVIGNVLVLVVFIRDRQLRAKISNLFILNLAMADLLVGCVSIPLNNLYRDTGLWPFTEEACKFWITMDFSECTVSVWAVVLISYDRYLLVTKGLEYDKLQTLPKFLILSALLWTISYLRYICAYVGYGWFVASTVDYSIYCDVDVLHQSTFIIYDMVTSNVIPVGLTAYFNTKLYLDIRTRSRGLPRNWASVEPETSVTNADGNVAPAAGTGGTNIPIVVRREGTADIRKHRKAAITLALIVGVSSLCWIPYFTITFLQVTFGITISTRMLIASYYIFYANSAVNPLLYVATNPRIRNGMAKIMGLRKRKF; this is translated from the coding sequence ATGGAGGTAACAACATCGAGCACTACAACCGTACAGCTGTATCTATGGCGTGGTGATACATCACCATGGGTAGAAGTTATCATCGAGATATTCATCTGGTTTCTGTGTATATTTACCGTTATCGGCAATGTACTTGTTCTTGTTGTGTTTATTCGTGATCGTCAACTTCGCGCCAAAATCTCCAatttatttatcttaaatctggCGATGGCTGACTTACTGGTAGGTTGCGTGTCGATTCCTCTTAACAACCTCTATAGAGACACGGGTCTGTGGCCGTTTACTGAAGAAGCCTGTAAGTTTTGGATAACTATGGATTTCAGTGAATGCACAGTGTCAGTTTGGGCGGTTGTCTTAATCAGTTATGATCGATATCTTCTTGTAACCAAAGGACTTGAATACGATAAACTGCAGACGTTGCCAAAATTCCTCATCTTATCCGCCCTACTTTGGACTATTTCCTATTTGCGTTATATATGTGCCTATGTTGGCTACGGATGGTTCGTTGCGTCAACGGTTGATTATAGCATATACTGTGACGTTGATGTATTACATCAATCAacgttcattatttatgatatggTGACTTCAAATGTCATTCCCGTCGGTCTCACGGCTTATTTTAACACTAAACTTTACCTGGATATTCGTACACGCTCTCGTGGTTTACCAAGAAATTGGGCTTCGGTGGAACCTGAAACTAGCGTTACTAACGCGGACGGTAACGTCGCTCCCGCTGCAGGGACAGGGGGAACAAACATACCCATTGTAGTTCGACGAGAGGGAACTGCTGATATCCGTAAACATCGCAAAGCTGCCATTACTTTAGCTCTTATCGTAGGCGTATCATCTTTGTGTTGGATTCCTTACTTTACAATAACATTCCTTCAAGTGACATTTGGTATCACGATAAGTACGCGAATGCTTATTGCGTCTTACTACATATTTTATGCAAATTCAGCAGTAAACCCTTTATTGTACGTAGCAACTAATCCTAGAATCAGAAATggaatggcgaaaattatggggTTGCGCAAAAGAAAGTTTTGA